The following proteins come from a genomic window of Paenibacillus swuensis:
- a CDS encoding helix-turn-helix domain-containing protein, translated as MLSDTKFGGVIFRSSFFRKSLIMVLLITCLPTVMIGLSLHFIGVPRIEQELNRTHQQQLARSTSQMDEQLMQLEVSMSQWAFNPVLGKSLADVDLGEEFTLTRNLYKTLSIMKETNPLIQEVTLYLNKTGLLVSDINGYETVTDSGGQALMEKLMEGERDLYWSKDLVDSPYFGGPAPLNNNKFKYALVHRLSDTNNERFGALIVQINTGKLKSQLQTLGTSGIPLLMDSNGDWLIMNALEPGGAHQIERNLRDEVKAHVLRGDSKPFIYTGKEKRYSVSYRTFTRSGTEWIFASATDVSKISEPVLMMSRLIILVSIVGVVASFVLSWVTSHRIYRPVAQLFRTVSSGKTEDDDEGTHRDELEFIEKRWQSLSSMSRSLEAKIDEQLPSLRESFMLQLIQGHLYYLKENELKERMAYYGWETSGYRFVVIVAQLSGLKNDAGKFKEDEQLLASFAAANIAEEMAANRLQQVHVINFQNMSLGMIAGIPSERTALAKTELVSLSQELADTLSIMLKLQVTVCIGQLSEHLEDMPIQLEEAYQTLKYRNFTGSNQIIEMDELTVHGDYRFQYPFEAEKDLLHAIRLGQEEESLEKLEVFIKEFEHRLEIEFYVHQAMAQLLGNIHQTLLQAGFHVYAIYKGENLYDQLSQLRQTSEILQWFKKKIVIPYIHEINSSYNTQLKQAVKKVIDLINENYMKDMSFEEYADLAGAANISSLSRAFKQTTGINYVDYITQLRIDKSKHLLLETDLKINDIAEQVGYQHSWFNRLFKKSEGITPTQYRNQHRGE; from the coding sequence ATGTTAAGCGACACCAAGTTTGGAGGAGTCATCTTTCGATCCTCATTTTTCAGAAAAAGCTTAATTATGGTTCTGTTGATTACCTGCCTGCCCACGGTGATGATCGGACTAAGTTTGCATTTCATCGGTGTCCCGCGCATCGAGCAAGAACTAAATCGTACGCATCAGCAACAGCTGGCGCGGAGCACTTCCCAGATGGATGAGCAGTTGATGCAGCTGGAAGTCAGCATGTCTCAATGGGCATTCAATCCGGTATTGGGCAAATCGCTTGCGGATGTTGATTTAGGGGAAGAGTTTACTTTAACGCGGAATTTATATAAAACGCTTTCTATTATGAAAGAAACGAATCCTCTGATTCAGGAGGTTACTTTATATCTGAACAAAACCGGATTGCTGGTGTCGGATATCAACGGATATGAAACCGTTACCGATTCCGGCGGCCAAGCCTTGATGGAGAAGCTGATGGAAGGTGAAAGGGATTTGTATTGGTCGAAGGATCTGGTGGACTCTCCATACTTCGGAGGTCCCGCGCCTTTAAATAACAACAAATTTAAATATGCGTTAGTTCATCGTCTGAGCGATACTAACAATGAACGTTTCGGGGCTTTAATTGTACAGATCAACACCGGCAAATTGAAATCCCAACTCCAAACGTTGGGAACATCGGGCATTCCCTTGCTCATGGACAGCAATGGGGACTGGCTGATCATGAATGCCCTGGAGCCGGGCGGAGCCCATCAGATTGAGCGTAATCTCCGGGATGAGGTGAAAGCCCACGTTCTGCGGGGGGATAGCAAGCCGTTCATCTATACGGGCAAGGAGAAGCGTTATTCCGTGTCGTACCGGACCTTCACCCGCAGCGGAACCGAGTGGATCTTCGCCTCGGCAACCGATGTCTCCAAGATTTCCGAGCCAGTCCTTATGATGTCGAGGTTAATCATTCTGGTCAGTATCGTGGGTGTGGTAGCCTCTTTTGTGTTATCCTGGGTGACTTCCCACCGAATTTATCGCCCGGTAGCTCAGCTCTTTCGCACCGTATCCTCCGGTAAAACGGAAGACGATGACGAAGGAACGCATCGGGATGAATTGGAGTTTATTGAGAAACGTTGGCAGAGTCTGTCCAGCATGAGCCGCTCATTGGAAGCGAAAATTGACGAACAGCTTCCGAGCTTAAGAGAAAGCTTCATGCTGCAGTTAATTCAAGGCCATCTGTATTATCTAAAGGAAAACGAATTGAAGGAACGCATGGCTTACTACGGCTGGGAAACATCCGGTTACCGGTTTGTAGTGATTGTAGCGCAGCTGTCTGGTCTAAAGAATGATGCGGGAAAATTTAAAGAAGATGAGCAGCTGCTGGCCAGCTTCGCGGCGGCGAATATAGCCGAAGAAATGGCCGCGAACCGGCTGCAGCAAGTTCATGTCATCAACTTTCAGAACATGTCCCTTGGCATGATCGCGGGCATTCCTTCCGAACGGACGGCTCTCGCCAAGACGGAGCTGGTTTCGTTGTCTCAGGAATTGGCCGATACGTTGTCCATTATGCTCAAGCTGCAGGTCACCGTGTGTATCGGTCAACTCAGCGAGCATCTGGAGGACATGCCGATTCAACTGGAAGAAGCGTACCAAACGTTAAAGTATCGTAATTTCACGGGGTCGAACCAGATTATCGAGATGGACGAACTGACGGTACATGGCGATTACCGTTTCCAGTATCCTTTTGAAGCGGAGAAAGACTTGTTGCATGCAATTCGGTTGGGGCAAGAGGAAGAATCATTGGAGAAACTGGAAGTGTTCATAAAGGAGTTCGAGCACCGGCTGGAGATCGAGTTTTACGTTCATCAGGCGATGGCGCAGCTTCTGGGGAATATTCATCAGACGCTTCTCCAGGCGGGATTCCATGTGTATGCAATTTATAAAGGGGAAAATCTGTACGACCAGTTATCGCAATTGAGACAGACCAGTGAGATTCTGCAGTGGTTCAAAAAGAAAATCGTAATTCCGTATATCCACGAAATTAACTCGTCCTATAATACGCAGCTTAAGCAGGCTGTAAAGAAGGTCATAGATTTAATCAATGAAAATTATATGAAGGATATGTCCTTCGAAGAGTATGCGGATTTAGCGGGAGCGGCGAATATCTCTTCGCTGAGCAGAGCCTTTAAGCAAACGACAGGGATCAATTACGTCGATTATATTACGCAGCTGCGAATTGATAAGTCGAAGCATCTGTTGCTGGAAACGGATCTGAAGATCAACGATATCGCGGAACAAGTCGGATATCAGCATTCGTGGTTTAACCGGTTATTCAAGAAGTCAGAGGGAATCACGCCTACGCAGTACAGAAATCAGCACAGGGGAGAATAA
- a CDS encoding ABC transporter permease, whose protein sequence is MSVMEERAGIGNTPYKPLKSRRRSVWASIKRDRYLYLLGLPGLICLILFKYVPMWGVIIAFQNYSPFLGFGASEWVGMEHFQRLFANPDFAVLFRNTLAINLMGLFLFFPVPIILALMMNEVRQQVFKRVVQSIVYLPHFLSWVIIAGLTFTMFATGEGLVNKVLEQWGLSRVEWLTTPGYFWAFLTGQSIWKEAGWGTIIFLAAIAGVDPQQYEAARMDGASRLRQIWHITLPAIRNVVVILLILRMGNMMDVGFEQVFLMQNSLVSSVSEVFDTYVYRVGIQQSEFSYSTAVGLFKSVVGLILVMGSNYLAKKFGNEGFF, encoded by the coding sequence ATGAGTGTTATGGAAGAAAGAGCTGGAATCGGCAACACCCCGTACAAACCATTAAAATCCAGACGGAGAAGCGTATGGGCCTCCATCAAGAGAGACCGATATCTGTACTTGCTCGGATTGCCCGGCTTGATCTGTCTGATATTGTTCAAATATGTACCGATGTGGGGCGTCATTATCGCCTTTCAGAATTATTCACCTTTCCTTGGTTTCGGAGCCAGTGAATGGGTCGGCATGGAGCATTTCCAACGTTTATTCGCGAATCCCGATTTCGCGGTATTGTTCAGAAACACATTGGCCATTAACCTGATGGGATTATTCCTGTTCTTCCCGGTTCCTATTATTCTAGCGTTAATGATGAATGAAGTGCGGCAACAAGTATTTAAACGTGTCGTTCAATCGATTGTCTATCTGCCTCACTTCCTATCCTGGGTTATCATCGCGGGACTGACCTTTACGATGTTTGCTACCGGGGAAGGGTTAGTGAATAAAGTTCTTGAGCAATGGGGACTCAGCCGTGTAGAATGGCTGACGACTCCCGGTTACTTCTGGGCATTCCTCACAGGGCAGAGCATCTGGAAGGAAGCCGGATGGGGCACGATTATTTTCCTGGCAGCCATTGCCGGTGTCGATCCGCAGCAATATGAAGCCGCCCGGATGGACGGCGCAAGCCGATTACGTCAAATTTGGCACATTACGCTGCCGGCCATACGCAATGTCGTTGTCATCTTATTGATTCTCCGCATGGGGAATATGATGGATGTCGGTTTCGAGCAAGTGTTCCTGATGCAGAACAGCCTAGTTTCCAGCGTATCCGAAGTGTTCGATACTTATGTATACCGCGTGGGTATCCAGCAGTCTGAATTCAGTTATAGCACGGCCGTAGGATTATTTAAATCCGTAGTCGGCTTAATCTTGGTCATGGGTTCCAATTATCTGGCCAAGAAGTTTGGGAATGAAGGGTTCTTTTGA
- a CDS encoding carbohydrate ABC transporter permease, translated as MKESFSEKLFNYTNLGLLLLIGLVSLFPFYYIIVVSFTDSKSFISNSLTLYPKNFTLDAYRYIFSTKTFTNSLGVSAYLAVVGTALSLIVSAAFGYMVSRKRLYGRKFFMIALVITLLFNPGIIPHYLLIKEMGLMNSTWSIILPGLLSAWNAILLKTFFDGIPESLEESAFIDGANDIRIFFQIILPLSLPALAAFGLFFAVGYWNTFFQAVMYITDSTKWPLQVLLQAMLVESSTGIADAGVASQMASEQQVTPEIIKMAAIVVATVPILLVYPFLQKHFAKGVMLGSVKG; from the coding sequence ATGAAAGAGTCATTCAGCGAGAAACTATTTAACTATACGAATCTGGGATTACTCCTTCTGATCGGGCTGGTTTCTCTGTTCCCGTTCTACTATATCATCGTCGTCTCCTTTACGGATTCCAAATCGTTTATATCAAACAGCTTGACCCTATATCCGAAGAACTTCACCCTGGACGCCTACAGATATATTTTCTCAACAAAAACCTTTACGAATTCTCTGGGTGTGAGCGCTTATCTTGCCGTTGTGGGTACCGCCTTGAGTCTGATTGTTTCCGCGGCCTTTGGTTATATGGTTTCCCGAAAACGCCTATATGGCCGTAAGTTCTTTATGATCGCCCTGGTCATTACGCTTCTGTTTAATCCCGGGATCATCCCCCACTATTTATTGATTAAAGAAATGGGGCTTATGAATAGCACTTGGTCCATCATCCTGCCCGGACTTCTAAGTGCCTGGAATGCCATATTGCTCAAAACGTTCTTTGACGGTATTCCGGAAAGCCTTGAAGAATCCGCCTTCATCGACGGAGCGAATGATATCCGCATCTTCTTTCAGATCATCTTACCGCTGTCTCTTCCCGCGCTCGCAGCTTTCGGTCTGTTCTTTGCCGTCGGGTATTGGAACACCTTCTTCCAGGCGGTTATGTACATTACGGACAGCACCAAATGGCCACTGCAAGTTCTTCTGCAAGCCATGCTGGTAGAATCGTCTACGGGTATAGCCGATGCCGGAGTAGCCTCTCAGATGGCATCCGAACAGCAGGTTACGCCTGAAATCATTAAGATGGCCGCGATTGTTGTCGCCACCGTACCCATTTTGTTGGTGTACCCGTTCCTGCAGAAGCATTTTGCCAAAGGTGTCATGTTGGGCTCTGTCAAGGGATGA
- a CDS encoding extracellular solute-binding protein: MKNRKSVLLALTAFMALSAVLSGCGNAANDPETGAANAGNKNEPKVKEPTEFSMMSITYESELPQNDNPVELEMEKRTNTKMDVTFVPANNYGDKIKVTLASGDIPDVMLTTWIYDSVVLSAIKQGAFWDLTPYLKDYPNLLKTYPKESIDNTKVNGKVYGLPRPRPLVGGQGFPALRKDWLDKVGLQVPQTMDELYTVLKAFTEQDPDGNGKKDTYGFIGSVTESWVDKLVFVEDVFAGYNGIYYPKDGKMLYRDLLPSTREALVWLNKAYKEGVLAPDFAVIKNSQVLDYAKQGKVGMIPTAMDANVIGDWLTAVQPNAPKAEIVHVPTLVSPATGNKYYPKEGGHFGNYMISKKVSEEKLKDILAFFDYGASQEGMDLANFGFDPSHYKENAEGQKEITDEFKKIGGSSYKNIWTLVNPYSRLTPKPGYPKEYYARDVKVVEERLSVGTYLNTNGVESETEVKYGPEIGKKIHDMKMKVIVGKESLENWDKFVATMEKDPNLTKMLEEKYASYVKLYGDK; the protein is encoded by the coding sequence ATGAAGAACAGAAAATCTGTATTGCTTGCTTTAACCGCTTTCATGGCTTTATCCGCCGTATTATCCGGGTGCGGGAATGCCGCAAACGACCCAGAGACGGGTGCAGCCAATGCCGGGAACAAAAATGAACCAAAAGTAAAAGAGCCTACGGAATTCAGCATGATGAGCATAACCTATGAATCCGAGCTGCCGCAGAATGACAATCCGGTTGAACTGGAAATGGAGAAACGCACGAACACCAAGATGGACGTAACCTTCGTCCCTGCTAACAACTATGGCGATAAGATCAAGGTGACGTTAGCTTCCGGCGACATCCCGGATGTTATGCTGACGACCTGGATTTATGATTCCGTTGTGCTTAGCGCGATCAAGCAAGGCGCTTTCTGGGATTTGACTCCTTATCTGAAAGACTATCCTAACCTTCTAAAGACTTATCCGAAAGAAAGTATTGATAACACGAAAGTAAACGGTAAGGTGTACGGCCTTCCGCGTCCGCGTCCTCTTGTTGGCGGTCAGGGTTTCCCTGCCCTCCGGAAGGATTGGTTGGATAAAGTCGGACTGCAAGTGCCGCAAACCATGGACGAATTATACACCGTGTTGAAAGCATTTACAGAACAGGATCCGGATGGAAACGGAAAGAAAGATACGTACGGATTTATCGGTAGTGTAACGGAATCTTGGGTAGATAAACTGGTTTTTGTTGAAGATGTATTCGCGGGTTATAACGGCATTTACTATCCTAAAGACGGCAAGATGCTTTACAGAGACCTGCTTCCTTCCACAAGAGAAGCACTTGTATGGTTGAATAAAGCTTACAAAGAAGGTGTTCTTGCGCCGGATTTCGCGGTCATTAAGAACTCCCAAGTGCTAGATTACGCCAAGCAGGGGAAAGTTGGTATGATCCCTACCGCCATGGATGCTAACGTTATTGGAGATTGGTTGACGGCGGTCCAGCCTAACGCGCCTAAAGCGGAAATTGTTCATGTTCCGACATTGGTTTCACCGGCTACAGGAAACAAATACTATCCTAAAGAAGGCGGACACTTCGGAAACTATATGATTTCCAAGAAGGTATCGGAAGAGAAACTGAAAGACATTCTGGCATTCTTCGATTACGGCGCTTCCCAGGAAGGTATGGATCTGGCTAACTTCGGCTTCGACCCATCCCACTATAAGGAAAATGCGGAAGGTCAGAAGGAAATTACCGATGAGTTCAAGAAAATCGGCGGCAGCTCTTATAAGAATATCTGGACGCTTGTAAATCCTTATTCCCGTCTGACACCGAAACCAGGTTACCCGAAAGAATACTACGCGCGTGACGTAAAAGTCGTTGAGGAAAGACTCTCAGTCGGCACTTACCTGAACACGAACGGCGTTGAATCGGAGACGGAAGTGAAGTATGGTCCGGAAATTGGCAAAAAGATTCATGATATGAAGATGAAGGTCATTGTCGGCAAAGAATCCCTTGAGAATTGGGATAAATTTGTCGCAACGATGGAAAAGGATCCGAACTTAACTAAAATGCTTGAAGAGAAATATGCAAGCTATGTAAAGTTATACGGGGACAAGTAA
- a CDS encoding GNAT family N-acetyltransferase, translating to MKIIELTYEDNQQQISNLLEKHSKSSDPNIPPYVRETISLAAYEDDIYIGGVTGDMVWNILNVHLLAVDLNYRGNGLGAALLKEIEARARLAGCKVSELTTMSWQAPHFYQKQGYAIFGEIKNCPVEGETKFYLKKIL from the coding sequence ATGAAAATTATTGAATTAACTTATGAGGATAATCAACAGCAAATTTCAAATTTACTGGAAAAACACAGCAAGTCCAGCGATCCGAATATCCCGCCTTATGTACGTGAGACCATCTCGCTGGCCGCTTATGAAGACGATATTTATATAGGCGGAGTCACGGGGGACATGGTCTGGAACATCCTTAATGTCCACCTGCTCGCCGTCGATCTTAATTATAGAGGAAATGGACTAGGAGCCGCCCTGCTGAAAGAAATCGAAGCTCGAGCTCGTCTTGCCGGCTGTAAGGTTAGCGAATTAACTACGATGAGCTGGCAAGCTCCTCACTTCTACCAGAAACAGGGATATGCTATTTTTGGTGAGATCAAAAATTGCCCTGTTGAAGGCGAAACCAAATTTTATCTTAAGAAAATTCTTTAA
- a CDS encoding ABC transporter ATP-binding protein, whose product MSDLKRNTGGTGDAGSSREVPVLNSPRGGAWARGSGPGAKPKHFTGTIRRFMNFVGNERKGLLLIFLFLLTSSLLTLAGPYLIGEAVNAMTADNGKVNLRLLEMIILVLAAAYLADAVLNLLQSWLMAGVSQRIIGSLRRTLFGKLQKLPLGFFDGRRHGELMSRLSNDIDNVSQSLSLATVQLMAGVISITGSLIMMLVLSPLLTLATLITVPLVYVLARSITRKTRVLFKEQQAQLGKLNGHIEETITGMEVVKAFNRERKSMEEFNAVNDRMQEVGLKAQIYSGFLMPLLGVINNIGFAAVAIAGGILAVQGNITVGVIASFLSYSRQFVRPLNELANMYNVLQSGVAGAERVFEILDEPEESADTPGATPVSNPRGRVTFENVSFSYRSDVPILQGVSFDAPAGSSTALIGPTGSGKTTIVNLITRFYDVTEGRILLDGRDIREYTRESLRRCFGIVLQDTYLFSGTIRENILYGNPDASETSMREASTLANADRFIRRLPQGYDTMLSENGGNLSQGQRQLLAIARVILAEPAILILDEATSSIDTRTELHIQEALLRVMEGRTSFIIAHRLNTIRDADTIMYIDRGRIVEQGSHEDLLQKRGAYAELL is encoded by the coding sequence ATGTCTGACTTGAAACGCAATACTGGGGGAACCGGGGATGCCGGATCTTCGCGGGAAGTCCCTGTGCTGAACAGTCCCCGCGGCGGCGCCTGGGCCCGCGGTTCAGGGCCAGGTGCTAAGCCGAAGCATTTCACGGGTACGATTCGGCGGTTTATGAACTTTGTGGGAAACGAACGCAAGGGACTCCTTCTGATTTTCCTGTTCCTGCTTACGAGTTCCCTACTGACGTTGGCGGGCCCGTATTTGATCGGCGAGGCCGTAAACGCCATGACCGCGGACAACGGGAAGGTCAATCTCCGGCTGCTGGAGATGATTATACTTGTGTTGGCCGCGGCTTATCTGGCCGATGCGGTGCTGAACTTGCTGCAGAGCTGGCTTATGGCCGGGGTATCGCAGCGCATCATCGGCAGCTTGCGCCGCACGCTGTTCGGCAAGCTGCAGAAGCTGCCGCTGGGTTTTTTTGACGGGAGGCGCCATGGGGAACTGATGAGTCGTCTGTCCAATGACATCGATAACGTAAGTCAATCGCTCTCGCTGGCCACCGTACAACTTATGGCCGGTGTTATCTCCATCACAGGCTCGCTCATAATGATGTTGGTGTTAAGTCCGCTGCTGACGTTAGCTACGTTAATTACCGTTCCGTTGGTGTATGTGCTGGCCCGCTCCATTACACGAAAGACACGTGTGTTATTCAAGGAGCAACAGGCGCAGTTGGGGAAACTAAACGGCCACATTGAGGAGACAATCACCGGCATGGAAGTCGTGAAAGCGTTCAACCGGGAACGGAAGTCGATGGAGGAATTTAACGCCGTTAACGATCGGATGCAAGAAGTGGGTTTGAAGGCGCAAATCTATTCCGGCTTTCTCATGCCGCTCTTAGGCGTCATCAATAATATCGGGTTTGCGGCCGTGGCTATCGCAGGCGGGATTCTCGCGGTACAGGGAAACATTACGGTAGGTGTAATCGCCAGTTTTCTCAGTTACTCAAGGCAATTCGTCCGGCCGTTGAATGAACTCGCGAACATGTACAACGTTCTGCAATCCGGGGTGGCCGGCGCGGAACGGGTTTTTGAAATTCTGGATGAGCCGGAGGAGTCGGCGGATACGCCGGGCGCAACGCCAGTCTCCAACCCTCGCGGCCGGGTGACATTCGAGAACGTCAGCTTCAGCTACCGATCCGATGTGCCCATTCTGCAAGGAGTGAGCTTCGATGCGCCGGCTGGAAGCTCAACCGCGCTTATCGGCCCAACCGGGTCGGGGAAGACGACTATAGTCAACCTGATCACTCGTTTCTACGACGTGACCGAAGGACGCATCCTGCTGGACGGCAGAGACATCCGCGAGTATACGCGGGAGAGCTTAAGACGATGCTTTGGCATCGTGCTGCAGGACACCTACTTATTCTCCGGGACGATCCGGGAGAATATCTTGTACGGCAACCCGGATGCCTCAGAGACGTCGATGCGGGAAGCCAGCACCCTGGCTAATGCGGATCGTTTCATCCGGCGGCTCCCTCAGGGGTACGACACGATGCTGTCCGAGAACGGCGGCAATCTGAGTCAGGGGCAACGGCAGCTGTTGGCCATCGCGCGCGTGATCCTGGCGGAGCCGGCGATCCTCATCCTGGATGAAGCCACAAGCTCCATTGATACCCGTACAGAACTCCACATCCAGGAGGCTCTGCTTCGGGTGATGGAAGGAAGAACTTCCTTCATCATCGCCCACCGCTTGAATACGATTCGCGATGCAGATACGATTATGTATATTGACCGGGGCCGCATTGTGGAGCAGGGGAGTCATGAGGATTTATTGCAAAAGCGGGGAGCATACGCCGAATTGTTATAG
- a CDS encoding ABC transporter ATP-binding protein yields MHFLKKYIPKYWKNFTVAVLFLTAESLCELALPTLMALIIDVGVANRDLSYVLRMGGFMLLITAVGAIAASVRNILASRVSQAFGTELRSDLFARIGQMSFTSLDRFERASLITRMTNDVTQVQNFINGLMRVFVKAPLICIGSIILAARLDPGLARILYIIVPVVALFLALNMKIGFTRFTLVQKALDRMNSVMREYLSGVRVVKAFNRFDYEQEKFNNANLEYQAGSIHAMRATSVFNPASALTVNLGIIAVLWLGGLGVQAGDQQVGVVMAFINYTTQILFTLMLISMVVNLFIRARASAVRISEVFAQADPMESSEPERELKREPEQVSEQGKAGSLEAGYERGRIDFEEVSFSYPGASGEPVLRQISFTCLPGQTVGMIGSTGSGKSTLVSLIPRFYDVTSGRVKIGGVDVNAQDPQALRERIAIVPQKTMLFTGTFMENIRWGNEKADEAEAAHYARMAEADGFITSFPEGYDTVVGQRGVNLSGGQKQRVSIARALIRKPDILILDDCTSAVDVATEGRIKTALKAYAGGVTCLLIAQRISSVADADHIIVMDEGAIAGQGTHEHLLRTCRVYQEIYRSQLGKEA; encoded by the coding sequence ATGCATTTTCTGAAGAAATACATACCGAAGTATTGGAAGAATTTCACCGTGGCGGTGTTGTTCCTGACGGCAGAGTCGTTGTGCGAGCTGGCTTTACCGACATTGATGGCGCTCATTATCGACGTGGGGGTGGCGAACCGGGATCTGAGTTATGTGCTGCGGATGGGTGGTTTTATGCTGTTAATTACCGCAGTCGGGGCCATAGCCGCTTCGGTCCGGAATATTCTCGCGAGCCGTGTGTCCCAAGCCTTCGGAACGGAGCTGCGCTCGGATTTATTTGCCCGGATCGGGCAAATGTCGTTCACAAGCCTGGACCGGTTTGAGCGGGCTTCCCTGATTACCCGAATGACCAATGATGTGACCCAGGTCCAGAATTTCATCAACGGGTTGATGCGTGTGTTCGTGAAAGCGCCCCTGATCTGTATCGGAAGTATTATTCTTGCGGCGCGGCTGGACCCGGGTTTGGCCCGCATTCTGTATATCATTGTGCCTGTCGTGGCCTTATTTCTCGCGCTGAATATGAAGATCGGGTTCACCCGGTTTACGCTGGTCCAAAAGGCGCTCGACCGCATGAACAGCGTCATGCGTGAGTATTTATCCGGTGTCCGCGTCGTAAAAGCGTTTAACCGGTTTGATTATGAGCAAGAGAAGTTCAACAACGCGAATCTGGAGTACCAAGCCGGCTCTATACATGCGATGCGGGCGACATCGGTGTTTAATCCCGCAAGCGCGTTGACCGTAAACTTAGGGATTATTGCCGTGTTATGGCTTGGCGGGCTCGGTGTCCAAGCGGGAGATCAACAGGTTGGGGTCGTGATGGCGTTCATCAATTATACGACCCAGATTTTGTTCACCTTGATGCTCATATCCATGGTGGTTAACTTGTTTATCCGTGCCCGTGCTTCCGCCGTCAGAATTAGCGAGGTATTTGCTCAAGCGGACCCGATGGAAAGTAGCGAACCGGAACGAGAATTGAAGCGAGAACCAGAGCAAGTTTCAGAACAAGGGAAAGCCGGATCGCTTGAGGCTGGTTACGAGAGGGGAAGAATCGACTTCGAGGAGGTCAGCTTCTCTTATCCAGGGGCTTCAGGAGAGCCTGTACTGCGCCAAATCAGCTTTACCTGCTTGCCGGGGCAGACGGTGGGCATGATCGGTTCCACGGGTTCAGGCAAAAGCACGCTGGTCTCGCTAATCCCCCGGTTCTACGACGTAACCTCGGGTAGGGTTAAGATTGGCGGCGTGGATGTGAATGCGCAGGATCCGCAAGCGTTGAGGGAGCGGATCGCGATCGTCCCGCAGAAGACGATGCTGTTCACAGGGACGTTCATGGAGAATATCCGCTGGGGCAATGAAAAGGCGGATGAGGCAGAGGCGGCGCACTATGCCAGGATGGCGGAAGCGGACGGCTTTATTACGTCCTTTCCTGAAGGTTATGACACGGTGGTCGGGCAACGCGGAGTCAATCTATCGGGAGGCCAGAAGCAGCGGGTGTCCATTGCCCGCGCGCTCATCCGGAAACCCGATATCTTGATCCTGGATGACTGTACCAGCGCGGTGGATGTGGCGACAGAGGGGCGGATCAAGACGGCATTGAAGGCGTATGCGGGCGGGGTGACCTGCTTGCTCATCGCGCAGCGCATCTCATCGGTGGCGGATGCCGATCACATTATTGTGATGGACGAAGGCGCCATTGCCGGTCAGGGCACCCATGAACATTTGCTGCGCACCTGCCGTGTGTATCAGGAGATTTACCGATCTCAGCTGGGGAAGGAGGCGTGA